A region from the Corynebacterium halotolerans YIM 70093 = DSM 44683 genome encodes:
- a CDS encoding SDR family oxidoreductase has translation MQLNSRKVLITGGGSGLGLACADAVSRAGGTPIVLDRDISDAGDHRAHEVDVTDRAALEKVITEVAEDLGGLDAIVAAAGLDTPGELDEISAEQWEHVLAVNLLGTVSAVRAALPYLKRSHGRVITVSSTLALKGAGGATAYSASKFGVRGFSQALAAELKGEVGVTNLIPGGMKTKFFDGRTEQYMPQDDSRLNEPARVAESIVYALTQPENVEIRELLIANELEDSWP, from the coding sequence ATGCAGCTGAACTCCCGCAAGGTCCTCATCACCGGCGGCGGCTCCGGACTGGGCCTGGCCTGTGCCGACGCCGTCTCCCGCGCCGGCGGCACCCCGATCGTCCTCGACCGGGACATCTCCGACGCCGGTGACCACCGCGCCCACGAGGTCGACGTCACCGACCGGGCCGCGCTCGAGAAGGTGATCACCGAGGTCGCCGAGGACCTGGGCGGCCTGGACGCGATCGTCGCCGCCGCCGGCCTGGACACCCCGGGTGAGCTCGACGAGATCTCCGCGGAGCAGTGGGAGCACGTGCTGGCGGTCAACCTCCTGGGCACGGTCTCCGCGGTGCGCGCGGCCCTGCCGTACCTGAAGCGGTCCCACGGCCGGGTGATCACCGTCTCCTCCACGCTCGCGCTCAAGGGCGCGGGCGGCGCGACGGCCTACAGCGCCTCCAAGTTCGGCGTCCGCGGCTTCAGCCAGGCACTGGCCGCGGAGCTCAAGGGCGAGGTCGGGGTGACCAACCTGATCCCGGGCGGCATGAAGACGAAGTTCTTCGACGGCCGCACCGAGCAGTACATGCCCCAGGACGACTCGCGGCTCAACGAGCCGGCCCGGGTGGCGGAGTCGATCGTCTACGCCCTGACCCAGCCGGAGAACGTGGAGATCCGCGAACTGCTCATCGCCAACGAGCTCGAGGACTCCTGGCCGTGA
- the arsC gene encoding arsenate reductase (glutaredoxin) (This arsenate reductase requires both glutathione and glutaredoxin to convert arsenate to arsenite, after which the efflux transporter formed by ArsA and ArsB can extrude the arsenite from the cell, providing resistance.): MTATIYHNPRCSTSRRTLDRLRAAGVEPEIVKYLDTPPDAEQLRRLITAAGLSVHDAVRTKEPEYRELGLSPDIPDEELLAAMVAHPRLIQRPFVVTDKGVRMARPIEAVDEIL, from the coding sequence ATGACCGCAACCATCTACCACAACCCCCGCTGCTCGACCTCCCGCCGGACCCTCGACCGCCTGCGCGCGGCAGGGGTGGAGCCGGAGATCGTGAAGTACCTGGACACTCCCCCGGATGCCGAACAGCTCCGCAGGCTCATCACCGCCGCCGGCCTGTCCGTCCACGACGCCGTGCGCACCAAGGAGCCCGAGTACCGGGAGCTGGGCCTGTCCCCCGACATCCCCGATGAGGAGCTGCTGGCCGCGATGGTCGCCCACCCGCGCCTGATCCAGCGCCCCTTCGTGGTTACCGACAAGGGAGTGCGGATGGCCCGCCCCATCGAGGCCGTCGACGAGATTCTCTGA
- a CDS encoding DUF402 domain-containing protein has protein sequence MTADLHPVKEETFNTSDRINIDPKGFLREVDTYQLTDFGLYMARGANHPRFGYLESWLLPELGLRANIFHFRNSVDERQDFYFDIADINVDGCVWSTRDLYVDLVSVTGEPIDVLDIDELAAATSAGLITAEDAERAIDATLAAVEGITRHDDDPMEWLRALGIELTWADNVELVPAE, from the coding sequence GTGACTGCTGATCTGCACCCGGTCAAGGAGGAGACCTTCAACACCTCCGACCGCATCAACATCGACCCGAAGGGCTTCCTCCGCGAGGTCGACACCTACCAACTCACCGACTTCGGCCTCTACATGGCCCGCGGCGCCAATCACCCGCGCTTCGGCTACCTGGAGTCCTGGCTCCTGCCGGAGCTGGGCCTGCGCGCCAACATCTTCCACTTCCGCAACAGCGTGGACGAGCGGCAGGACTTCTACTTCGACATCGCCGACATCAACGTCGACGGCTGCGTGTGGTCCACCCGTGATCTCTACGTCGATCTGGTCTCCGTCACCGGTGAGCCGATCGACGTCCTCGACATCGACGAGCTCGCCGCCGCCACCTCCGCCGGCCTGATCACCGCCGAGGACGCCGAGCGCGCCATCGACGCCACCCTGGCCGCCGTGGAGGGCATCACCCGCCACGACGACGATCCGATGGAGTGGTTGCGCGCCCTCGGCATCGAACTGACCTGGGCCGACAACGTGGAGCTGGTTCCGGCAGAATAG
- a CDS encoding glycosyltransferase: MKILLWHVHGSWTDAFVHGSHEYLLPALPEGGAWGLGRADRDWPTSVRDIHPDALADEDIDVVVLQRPEELAEAERLLGRRPGRDIPAVYVEHNTPRGDVPNTVHPLADQTEIPIAHVTHFNELLWDNGTAPTVVVEHGIRDPGHRYTGELGNLAVVTNEPVRRWRVTGTDLLPGFAQAGPVDVFGMGTDGLHDATGLTPDQLRVHGDLKRDELHREMARRRVYLHPIRWTSLGLALLEAMHLGMPVVALATTEAIRAIPPETGVISTQVTELHEAAARLLADPAEARAKGTAAREHVLAHYGLDRFLRDWDALLDQVADAPATTPVSVPAGRRL; encoded by the coding sequence GTGAAGATTCTGCTCTGGCACGTGCACGGCTCCTGGACCGACGCCTTCGTCCACGGCTCCCACGAGTACCTGCTGCCCGCCCTGCCCGAGGGCGGGGCCTGGGGTCTGGGCCGGGCCGACCGCGACTGGCCGACCTCCGTGCGTGACATCCATCCGGACGCCCTGGCGGACGAGGACATCGACGTCGTGGTGCTCCAGCGCCCCGAGGAGCTCGCGGAGGCCGAGCGGCTGCTCGGCCGCCGCCCCGGCAGGGACATCCCGGCCGTCTACGTCGAGCACAACACCCCGCGCGGCGATGTGCCGAACACGGTCCACCCGCTGGCGGATCAGACGGAGATCCCGATCGCGCACGTCACCCACTTCAACGAGCTGCTGTGGGACAACGGCACCGCCCCGACGGTCGTCGTCGAGCACGGCATCCGCGATCCCGGCCACCGCTACACCGGGGAGCTGGGGAACCTGGCGGTGGTCACCAATGAGCCGGTCCGCCGCTGGCGGGTCACCGGCACCGACCTGCTGCCCGGCTTCGCCCAGGCCGGTCCGGTCGACGTGTTCGGCATGGGCACCGACGGACTGCACGACGCCACCGGGCTGACGCCGGATCAGCTGCGCGTCCACGGCGATCTCAAGCGCGATGAGCTGCACCGCGAGATGGCCCGGCGGCGCGTCTACCTCCACCCCATCCGGTGGACCTCGCTGGGCCTGGCCCTGCTGGAGGCCATGCACCTGGGCATGCCGGTCGTCGCGCTGGCCACCACCGAGGCCATCCGCGCGATTCCGCCGGAGACCGGCGTGATCTCCACACAGGTCACCGAACTCCACGAGGCCGCGGCCCGCCTGCTGGCCGACCCGGCGGAGGCCCGGGCCAAGGGCACCGCCGCCCGCGAGCACGTGCTCGCCCACTACGGGCTCGACCGGTTCCTGCGGGACTGGGACGCACTGCTCGACCAGGTGGCCGACGCTCCCGCCACCACCCCCGTGTCCGTGCCCGCAGGCAGGCGCCTCTGA
- a CDS encoding D-sedoheptulose-7-phosphate isomerase has translation MTTLSDDGIGAHLDGVETAVASLRAQSCTLARWGRELATKLSAGNRLLTAGNGGSAAEAQHLSSELVGRFQGDRPAFSAIALTTDASAVTAISNDYGYEEVFSRQIEGHARAGDVLLLLTTSGTSRNLLRAAETARKMGVRVWALTGPEPNPLTVLCDDVVAIDADSPNVQEAHLMAIHGVCRAFDAEVARLTTRRTATTAVPAATAVGARGSRSRTRDRYQEA, from the coding sequence GTGACCACCCTGAGCGACGACGGGATCGGCGCGCACCTCGACGGCGTCGAGACGGCCGTTGCCTCGCTGCGCGCCCAGTCCTGCACGCTCGCGCGCTGGGGACGGGAGCTGGCGACGAAACTCTCCGCCGGGAACCGGCTGCTGACGGCCGGCAACGGTGGCTCGGCCGCGGAGGCCCAGCACCTCAGTTCCGAGCTGGTGGGCCGTTTCCAGGGCGACCGGCCGGCCTTCTCCGCCATCGCGTTGACCACCGACGCCTCGGCGGTCACCGCCATCAGCAACGACTACGGCTACGAGGAGGTCTTCTCCCGCCAGATCGAGGGCCACGCCCGCGCCGGGGACGTCCTGCTCCTGCTGACCACCAGCGGCACCAGCCGCAACCTGCTGCGCGCCGCCGAGACCGCCCGGAAGATGGGCGTGCGCGTGTGGGCGCTGACCGGTCCCGAGCCGAATCCACTGACCGTGCTGTGCGATGACGTCGTCGCCATCGACGCCGACTCGCCGAACGTGCAGGAGGCCCACCTGATGGCCATCCACGGCGTGTGCCGGGCCTTCGACGCCGAGGTCGCGCGTCTGACCACCCGCCGCACCGCGACCACCGCGGTCCCCGCCGCCACCGCGGTCGGTGCCCGCGGCTCCCGTTCCCGTACCCGCGACCGCTACCAGGAGGCATGA
- the rfaE2 gene encoding D-glycero-beta-D-manno-heptose 1-phosphate adenylyltransferase gives MTVNIIVVGDVLLDVDTAGAARKLSPDGPVPVVDVGGESHRPGGAGLAALLLADAGHTPTLVTVLGEDDHAARLREGLAGIDLVAGPSGQPTPVKKRLIADGHVVARMDLNCAVETTPRSTPDMLAAIRSADAVLVSDYGRGLTDDPALREALHDAATRVPVVWDPHPKGGAPVAGVAAVTPNLGEARATAGISGEDTREVSRAAQRMLELWPVRAAVVTLGGDGAAVFERGNALPQFIPVAAATGGDTCGAGDRFAGALTAQLARSTPLARAVEAAVDDAAGYIARGGVATLGRPAEREQPADELAARLAEVRARGGVVVATGGCFDLLHAGHARTLAAARGLGDFLVVCLNSDDSVRRLKGEHRPIMQEGDRVELLEALECVDAVVVFDEDTPETVLSELRPDLWVKGGDYDIDSLPEARLIRGWGGQAVTVPYHPARSTTRLAEALQAVG, from the coding sequence ATGACCGTGAACATCATTGTCGTCGGTGACGTCCTGCTCGACGTCGACACCGCGGGCGCCGCCCGGAAACTCTCGCCGGACGGGCCGGTGCCGGTCGTCGACGTCGGGGGCGAGTCCCACCGCCCCGGCGGGGCCGGCCTGGCGGCCCTCCTGCTCGCGGACGCCGGACACACCCCCACCCTGGTCACCGTCCTCGGCGAGGACGACCACGCCGCCCGCCTGCGCGAGGGCCTGGCCGGCATCGATCTCGTCGCCGGCCCCTCCGGTCAGCCGACCCCGGTGAAAAAGCGCCTGATCGCCGACGGTCACGTCGTCGCCCGGATGGACCTGAACTGCGCCGTGGAGACCACCCCGCGGTCCACCCCGGACATGCTGGCGGCCATCCGTTCGGCCGACGCCGTGCTGGTCTCCGACTACGGCCGCGGCCTGACCGACGACCCCGCGCTGCGGGAGGCGCTGCACGACGCCGCCACGCGGGTGCCGGTGGTGTGGGACCCGCACCCCAAGGGCGGCGCGCCCGTGGCCGGGGTCGCCGCGGTGACCCCGAACCTCGGGGAGGCGCGCGCCACCGCGGGGATCAGCGGCGAGGACACCCGCGAGGTCTCCCGGGCCGCCCAGCGGATGCTGGAGCTGTGGCCGGTGCGCGCGGCCGTCGTCACGCTCGGGGGCGACGGGGCGGCCGTGTTCGAACGCGGCAATGCCCTGCCCCAGTTCATCCCCGTGGCCGCGGCCACCGGCGGCGACACCTGCGGCGCCGGCGACCGCTTCGCCGGGGCGCTGACCGCACAGCTCGCCCGTTCGACGCCGCTGGCCCGGGCGGTCGAAGCCGCCGTCGACGACGCCGCCGGCTACATCGCCCGTGGCGGGGTCGCCACCCTGGGCCGCCCCGCCGAACGGGAACAGCCCGCCGACGAGCTGGCCGCCCGGCTGGCCGAGGTACGCGCCCGGGGTGGTGTCGTGGTGGCCACCGGCGGCTGCTTCGACCTGCTGCACGCCGGCCACGCCCGCACCCTGGCCGCCGCCCGCGGCCTCGGGGACTTTCTGGTCGTCTGCCTGAACTCCGATGACTCCGTGCGCCGTCTGAAGGGCGAGCACCGGCCGATCATGCAGGAGGGCGACCGGGTCGAGCTGCTCGAGGCACTCGAGTGCGTCGACGCGGTCGTCGTCTTCGACGAGGACACCCCCGAGACCGTACTCTCCGAACTCCGCCCCGACCTGTGGGTGAAGGGAGGTGACTATGACATCGACTCGCTGCCCGAGGCCAGGTTGATCCGGGGCTGGGGTGGACAGGCCGTCACCGTGCCCTACCACCCCGCCCGCTCCACGACCCGGCTCGCCGAGGCACTGCAGGCCGTGGGCTGA
- a CDS encoding glycosyltransferase family 9 protein produces MAETSVETFVGEAGTRFSRVRSIAVLRGGGLGDLMFAMPGIAALAAAYPEATVTVLGTPAAKALLEGRPGPVDEVVVLPFAEGVRPGPEDPAALEDFFARMRERKFDLAVQIHGGGRYSNPFLLKLGARHTVGTRTPDAEALERNLPYIYYQNEAMRGLEVAGLAGAPARNLEARLEVTDGEREAAERHRDAGARGLLTIHPGATDPRRRWPAENFGEVAAGAAADGWQVLIVGDDGDADAAEEIIDVARRRLREQGAEAAPTVTSVTGKLSLPELLGVLALSDVMLGNDSGPRHLAMAVGTRTVGLFWLGNLINAGPLGRGLHRTHMSWVTHCPECGADVTQVGWTAERCEHDPSFLAGIEPAAVYADVRALMDGE; encoded by the coding sequence ATGGCTGAGACGAGTGTCGAAACGTTCGTGGGGGAGGCGGGAACCAGGTTCTCCCGGGTCAGGAGCATCGCGGTGCTCCGTGGCGGGGGCCTGGGCGACCTGATGTTCGCGATGCCGGGGATCGCCGCGCTGGCGGCCGCCTACCCGGAGGCGACGGTGACGGTGCTGGGCACCCCGGCCGCGAAGGCGCTGCTGGAGGGCCGTCCCGGTCCCGTCGACGAGGTGGTGGTGCTGCCGTTCGCGGAGGGCGTGCGCCCCGGCCCTGAGGATCCGGCGGCCCTCGAGGACTTCTTCGCGCGGATGCGGGAGCGGAAGTTCGACCTGGCGGTCCAGATCCACGGTGGTGGCCGCTACTCCAACCCGTTCCTGCTGAAGCTGGGGGCGCGTCACACGGTGGGCACCCGCACGCCGGACGCGGAGGCCCTGGAGCGCAATCTGCCGTACATCTACTACCAGAACGAGGCGATGCGCGGCCTCGAGGTCGCGGGCCTGGCCGGCGCGCCCGCCCGGAATCTCGAGGCCCGCCTCGAGGTCACCGACGGGGAGCGGGAGGCGGCCGAGCGGCACCGGGACGCGGGCGCCCGTGGACTGCTGACGATCCACCCCGGCGCCACCGACCCGCGCCGCCGTTGGCCGGCGGAGAACTTCGGTGAGGTGGCCGCCGGTGCCGCCGCCGACGGCTGGCAGGTGCTCATCGTCGGCGACGACGGCGACGCCGACGCCGCGGAAGAGATCATCGACGTCGCGCGGCGCCGGCTGCGGGAGCAGGGGGCGGAGGCCGCCCCGACGGTCACCTCCGTGACCGGGAAGCTCTCGCTGCCCGAGCTGCTGGGCGTGCTCGCCCTCAGCGACGTGATGCTCGGCAACGATTCCGGCCCGCGGCACCTGGCCATGGCGGTCGGCACCCGCACGGTGGGACTGTTCTGGCTGGGCAACCTGATCAACGCCGGCCCCCTGGGCCGGGGTCTGCACCGCACCCACATGTCCTGGGTGACGCACTGCCCCGAGTGCGGGGCCGATGTCACCCAGGTGGGCTGGACGGCGGAACGCTGTGAACACGATCCCTCCTTCCTGGCGGGCATTGAGCCCGCCGCGGTGTACGCCGATGTCCGTGCGCTAATGGATGGTGAATAG
- a CDS encoding glycosyltransferase family 9 protein gives MKKVLVARLDSVGDVLVTGPAIRAVAAHPEVGEVTLLCGPQGRAAAELLPGPSEIFTWASPWTIVPAPSADAAHIETLRAFVAERGFDEAVIFTSFHQSPLPLALVLRMAGVPRISGASVDFPGSLLDVRLKPGEDFPEDQPEVERALGIAEAAGYPLPAGDDGRMRVADPAGSFFGSAGHTFAEQTAPYVVVHPGAAVPARMWPAERSAAAVELLAERGHTVVVTGGAGEKELTAWVAGESGIDLGGVTDLRQTAEVLSRASVVVSGNTGPAHLAAAVGTPVVSLFSPVVPPIRWAPYGVPVELLGDQTAACRGTRARDCPVPGHPCLSSVTAGEVADAVERLWPDDRPRPRPTNEN, from the coding sequence ATGAAGAAGGTTCTCGTGGCTCGTCTGGACAGTGTCGGTGACGTGCTGGTCACCGGCCCCGCCATCCGTGCGGTGGCCGCCCATCCGGAGGTCGGCGAGGTCACCCTGTTGTGCGGCCCCCAGGGGCGCGCGGCCGCCGAGCTGCTGCCCGGCCCGAGCGAGATCTTCACCTGGGCCAGTCCCTGGACCATCGTGCCCGCCCCGTCGGCGGACGCCGCCCACATCGAGACGTTGCGCGCCTTCGTCGCCGAGCGTGGCTTCGACGAGGCGGTCATCTTCACCTCCTTCCACCAGTCCCCGCTGCCGCTGGCGCTCGTGCTGCGCATGGCCGGGGTGCCGCGGATTTCCGGCGCCTCCGTGGATTTTCCCGGCTCGCTGCTCGACGTGCGGCTCAAACCGGGCGAGGACTTCCCCGAGGACCAACCCGAGGTCGAGCGCGCGCTCGGCATCGCCGAGGCGGCGGGGTACCCACTGCCCGCCGGTGACGACGGCCGCATGCGGGTCGCCGACCCCGCCGGTTCCTTCTTCGGATCCGCCGGGCACACCTTCGCAGAACAGACGGCGCCCTATGTGGTCGTCCATCCCGGCGCGGCCGTGCCCGCCCGGATGTGGCCGGCCGAACGCAGTGCCGCGGCCGTCGAACTGCTCGCCGAGCGCGGCCACACGGTCGTCGTCACGGGTGGCGCGGGCGAAAAGGAGTTGACCGCCTGGGTCGCCGGTGAGTCGGGCATCGACCTGGGCGGGGTGACCGATCTGCGCCAGACCGCCGAGGTGCTCTCCCGGGCGTCAGTCGTCGTCTCCGGCAACACCGGCCCGGCGCACCTGGCCGCGGCCGTCGGCACGCCGGTGGTCAGCCTGTTCTCCCCCGTCGTCCCGCCGATCCGCTGGGCGCCCTACGGAGTGCCGGTGGAGCTGCTCGGCGACCAGACGGCGGCGTGCCGGGGCACCCGGGCACGGGACTGCCCGGTGCCCGGCCACCCCTGCCTGTCCTCGGTCACGGCCGGGGAGGTCGCCGACGCCGTCGAGCGGCTGTGGCCCGATGACCGCCCCCGCCCCCGTCCCACCAACGAGAATTGA
- a CDS encoding D-glycero-alpha-D-manno-heptose-1,7-bisphosphate 7-phosphatase, giving the protein MPYNGDPELVEPMPGAAAALDLIRAHGIPVGVISNQSGVGRGLITREQVDAVNARVAELLGPFDVWEICPHVAADGCSCRKPEPGMLRSAARRLGLDPGQMVFVGDIGADMGAARAAGCRGILVPTAITLREEVAAAGTVAADLTGAVRLALGLADSDSAPEPARATTAAGGER; this is encoded by the coding sequence GTGCCCTACAACGGGGATCCGGAACTCGTCGAGCCGATGCCCGGGGCCGCGGCCGCCCTCGACCTGATCCGCGCCCACGGCATCCCGGTCGGTGTGATCAGCAACCAGTCGGGCGTGGGCCGTGGCCTGATCACCCGGGAGCAGGTCGATGCCGTCAATGCCCGCGTCGCCGAGCTGCTGGGGCCTTTCGACGTCTGGGAGATCTGCCCGCACGTCGCCGCGGACGGCTGCAGCTGCCGCAAGCCGGAGCCGGGCATGCTGCGTTCGGCGGCCCGCCGGCTCGGGCTCGACCCCGGGCAGATGGTGTTCGTCGGCGACATCGGCGCGGACATGGGGGCCGCCCGGGCCGCCGGATGCCGGGGCATCCTGGTGCCCACGGCCATCACCCTCCGCGAGGAGGTCGCCGCCGCCGGGACCGTCGCCGCCGATCTGACCGGGGCCGTGCGCCTCGCACTCGGCCTGGCCGACTCGGACTCCGCCCCGGAACCGGCGCGGGCCACCACCGCGGCGGGAGGTGAGCGGTGA
- the typA gene encoding translational GTPase TypA produces the protein MTHPEFRNVAIVAHVDHGKTTLVNAMLEQSGVFGDHGEVADRVMDSGDLEKEKGITILAKNTAIRRKGLGKDGNDLIINVIDTPGHADFGGEVERALSMVDGVVLLVDASEGPLPQTRFVLSKALAAKMPVIICVNKTDRADARIDEVVEESQDLLLELAASLDDPEAAEAAETLLDLPVLYTSGREGKASTENPGNGNVPANDDLQPLFDVLYDVLPEPSATIDAPLQAHVTNLDSSSFLGRIGLVRIHAGSLKKGQQVAWIHYDDEGNQHTKTVKIGELLRTVGVSRQPAEEVIAGDIAAISGIDEIMIGDTLADPENPVALPRITVDEPAISMTIGVNTSPLAGRGGGDKLTARMVKARLDQELIGNVSLRVLPTERPDAWEVQGRGEMALSVLVETMRREGFELTVGKPQVVTQTIDGKLHEPYDHMIIDVPSEYQGAVTQLMAARKGQMTAMDTGAGDWVRMEFDVPSRGLIGFRTTFMTETRGTGIANSFAIEHRPWAGEIKGRPTGSLVADRSGQITAYALTQLADRGNFFVEPGTEAYEGMVVGANNRDEDMDINITKEKKLTNMRAASADATVTLAKARNLSLDEAMEFCGQDECVEVTPETLRVRKLVLNATERGRARSREKARNQ, from the coding sequence GTGACCCATCCTGAGTTCCGCAACGTTGCCATCGTCGCCCACGTCGACCACGGCAAGACCACCCTCGTCAACGCCATGCTGGAGCAGTCCGGCGTCTTCGGTGACCACGGCGAGGTCGCCGACCGGGTGATGGACTCCGGTGACCTGGAGAAGGAGAAGGGCATCACCATCCTGGCCAAGAACACGGCCATCCGGCGCAAGGGCCTCGGCAAGGACGGCAATGACCTGATCATCAACGTCATCGACACCCCCGGCCACGCCGACTTCGGTGGTGAGGTCGAGCGTGCCCTGTCCATGGTCGACGGCGTCGTCCTGCTCGTCGACGCCTCCGAGGGCCCGCTGCCGCAGACCCGCTTCGTCCTCAGCAAGGCGCTCGCCGCCAAGATGCCGGTGATCATCTGCGTCAACAAGACCGACCGTGCGGACGCCCGCATCGACGAGGTCGTCGAGGAGTCCCAGGACCTGCTCCTCGAGCTCGCCGCCTCCCTCGACGACCCGGAGGCCGCCGAGGCCGCCGAGACCCTGCTCGACCTGCCGGTGCTCTACACCTCCGGCCGTGAGGGCAAGGCCTCCACCGAGAACCCGGGCAACGGCAACGTCCCGGCCAACGACGATCTCCAGCCGCTGTTCGACGTGCTCTACGACGTCCTGCCGGAGCCGTCCGCCACCATCGACGCCCCGCTGCAGGCGCACGTGACCAACCTGGACTCCTCGTCCTTCCTCGGCCGCATCGGCCTGGTCCGCATCCATGCCGGTTCCCTGAAGAAGGGCCAGCAGGTCGCCTGGATCCACTACGACGACGAGGGCAACCAGCACACCAAGACCGTCAAGATCGGCGAGCTGCTGCGCACCGTCGGTGTGTCGCGCCAGCCCGCCGAGGAGGTCATCGCCGGCGACATCGCCGCGATCTCCGGCATCGACGAGATCATGATCGGCGACACCCTGGCCGACCCGGAGAACCCGGTGGCCCTGCCGCGCATCACCGTGGACGAGCCCGCCATCTCCATGACCATCGGCGTCAACACCTCGCCGCTGGCAGGCCGCGGCGGCGGCGACAAGCTCACCGCCCGTATGGTTAAGGCCCGCCTGGACCAGGAGCTGATCGGCAACGTCTCCCTGCGCGTGCTGCCCACCGAGCGCCCCGATGCCTGGGAGGTCCAGGGCCGCGGCGAGATGGCCCTGTCCGTGCTGGTGGAGACCATGCGCCGCGAGGGCTTCGAGCTGACCGTCGGCAAGCCGCAGGTGGTCACCCAGACCATCGACGGCAAGCTCCATGAGCCCTACGACCACATGATCATCGACGTCCCCTCCGAGTACCAGGGCGCCGTCACCCAGCTCATGGCCGCCCGCAAGGGCCAGATGACCGCCATGGACACCGGTGCCGGCGACTGGGTGCGCATGGAGTTCGACGTGCCGTCCCGCGGTCTGATCGGTTTCCGCACCACCTTCATGACGGAGACCCGCGGCACCGGCATCGCCAACAGCTTCGCCATCGAGCACCGCCCGTGGGCCGGTGAGATCAAGGGCCGCCCCACCGGTTCGCTCGTCGCCGACCGCTCCGGTCAGATCACCGCCTACGCCCTCACCCAGCTCGCCGACCGCGGCAACTTCTTCGTCGAGCCCGGCACCGAGGCCTACGAGGGCATGGTCGTCGGCGCGAACAACCGCGACGAGGACATGGACATCAACATCACCAAGGAAAAGAAGCTGACGAACATGCGTGCCGCCAGCGCGGACGCCACCGTCACCCTCGCCAAGGCCCGCAATCTGTCCCTGGACGAGGCCATGGAGTTCTGTGGCCAGGACGAGTGCGTCGAGGTCACCCCGGAGACGCTGCGCGTGCGCAAGCTGGTCCTCAACGCCACCGAGCGCGGCCGCGCCCGTTCCCGTGAGAAGGCGCGCAACCAGTAA
- a CDS encoding glycosyltransferase family 9 protein produces the protein MDRPTVLALRALKIGDLLVAVPALRGLRAGFPDHRIVLACAGWLRPLVELTGAVDEILPTPRGLDEPLALAPGTVDVAVNLHGNGVQSRGRLEALEARRRIGHAAPGWDGPEWIDGLHERERWSRLLNAHGLPGDPLDYLLPPPDTDVVGVGGGAGSAVVHVGAAHASRHWPVGRFARVVEDLLRRGLRVLLTGDQRERERAVEVATQVDTSVGRSGARLAVLAGELSLTEFFAVIAGADLVVSADTGAAHLASAFARPSVVIFGPAAPENWGPPPGPHRVLTDSAVRRGDPFAADPDPALLAVGVDDVLREVDQLLPGS, from the coding sequence GTGGACCGACCCACAGTACTGGCATTGCGCGCGCTCAAGATCGGGGACCTGCTCGTCGCGGTCCCGGCCCTGCGGGGCCTGCGCGCGGGTTTCCCCGACCACCGCATCGTCCTCGCCTGCGCCGGATGGCTGCGCCCGCTGGTCGAACTCACCGGCGCGGTCGACGAAATCCTGCCCACGCCCCGCGGCCTCGACGAGCCGCTCGCCCTGGCGCCCGGCACCGTCGACGTCGCGGTCAACCTCCACGGCAACGGCGTCCAGAGCCGCGGCCGACTGGAGGCGCTGGAAGCCCGCCGCCGGATCGGCCACGCGGCGCCCGGCTGGGACGGACCCGAATGGATCGACGGTCTCCACGAGCGGGAGCGGTGGAGTCGCCTGCTCAACGCCCACGGTCTGCCCGGGGACCCGCTGGACTACCTGCTCCCGCCCCCGGACACCGACGTCGTGGGCGTCGGCGGCGGGGCCGGCTCGGCGGTCGTCCACGTCGGTGCCGCCCACGCCAGCCGACACTGGCCCGTCGGGCGCTTCGCCCGCGTCGTCGAGGACCTCCTGCGCCGGGGACTGCGGGTCCTGCTCACCGGTGACCAGCGCGAGCGTGAACGCGCAGTAGAGGTGGCCACGCAGGTCGACACCTCCGTCGGGCGGTCCGGGGCGCGGCTGGCCGTGCTCGCGGGGGAACTCAGCCTGACCGAGTTCTTCGCGGTGATCGCCGGCGCCGACCTCGTGGTCTCGGCGGACACGGGGGCGGCCCACCTGGCGAGCGCCTTCGCCCGGCCCTCCGTGGTCATCTTCGGCCCCGCCGCCCCGGAGAACTGGGGTCCGCCGCCCGGACCGCACCGCGTGCTCACCGACAGTGCCGTCCGCCGCGGCGACCCCTTCGCCGCTGACCCTGATCCGGCCCTGCTGGCCGTGGGCGTCGACGACGTGCTCCGCGAGGTCGACCAGCTGCTCCCGGGTAGCTGA